One Bacillus sp. 1780r2a1 DNA segment encodes these proteins:
- a CDS encoding sigma factor G inhibitor Gin, which produces MNGKNHDTVCLVCNEKTVKGITIFSSLICQHCEKDITEVNLSNQQYDDILNQLKKIEIYK; this is translated from the coding sequence ATGAACGGAAAAAATCATGATACGGTTTGCTTAGTTTGTAATGAAAAAACGGTTAAGGGTATTACAATTTTTTCTTCATTGATATGTCAACACTGTGAAAAAGATATTACAGAAGTAAATTTATCAAACCAACAATATGATGATATTTTAAATCAATTAAAGAAAATAGAAATTTATAAATAA